GCGTACTTCGAGGACGGCCGCGTGGCCTACCTTCAACATAAGGGCATACCGTATTCGGAGATGGAGGCGGCGGGCGTATATATGCCGGTAGCGGAGGCCCATTGCAAGTACCGGGCGCCGGCGCGCTTCGAGGACGAGCTGACGGTCGAGACCTCTATCGGCGCC
This window of the bacterium genome carries:
- a CDS encoding thioesterase family protein, whose amino-acid sequence is MGATSGNAGRARVVTSLRVRYAETDAMGVVYYGHYLAYFEDGRVAYLQHKGIPYSEMEAAGVYMPVAEAHCKYRAPARFEDELTVETSIGA